The proteins below come from a single Eucalyptus grandis isolate ANBG69807.140 chromosome 3, ASM1654582v1, whole genome shotgun sequence genomic window:
- the LOC104444504 gene encoding acyl carrier protein 1, mitochondrial, with protein MAMRAAILRHIRLPARAQTLAAAAAAAAPRSWDQSPLGGSRAMSSHGDDHLAKEEVAERVLSVVKSFPKVDPATVTPDVHFQNDLGLDSLDNVEIVMALEEEFKLEIPDLEADKIDSCHLAIEYIYNHPMAG; from the exons atggcgATGAGAGCCGCGATCCTCCGCCACATCCGCCTCCCGGCGAGGGCCCAAACcctagccgccgccgccgccgccgccgccccgagATCGTGGGACCAGAGCCCCCTCGGAGGCTCCCGGGCCATGTCCTCGCACGGCGACGACCACCTCGCCAAGGAGGAGGTTGCCGAGAGGGTCCTCTCCGTCGTGAAGAGCTTCCCCAAAGTCGATCCCGCCACG GTGACTCCTGATGTTCATTTCCAAAATGATTTGGGCCTAGATAGCTTGGACAACGTAGAGATTGTAATGGCACTGGAAGAAGAATTTAAGCTCGAAATCCCAGATTTGGAAGCTGATAAAATTGACTCCTGTCATCTTGCTATTGAGTACATCTACAACCATCCTATGGCTGGTTAA
- the LOC104444487 gene encoding uncharacterized protein LOC104444487: MAMTPGRRAGVWVALCHSLLAAALVCSKNHGNPANDLVDMINKNRTALKLPALNDSPGIGCMALQYIELCKGNCTNNVPHCNVTEDDFTEIFAPIAALSYRHLVP; this comes from the exons ATGGCGATGACGCCCGGTCGCCGTGCGGGGGTGTGGGTCGCGCTCTGTCATTCGCTGCTCGCCGCGGCTCTGGTCTGCTCCAAGAATCACG GAAACCCAGCGAATGATCTCGTGGACATGATCAACAAGAACAGGACAGCCCTCAAGCTTCCAGCGCTGAACGACAGCCCTGGTATAGGGTGCATGGCTTTGCAATACATCGAGCTATGCAAGGGAAACTGCACTAACAATGTTCCACACTGCAATGTAACGGAAGACGACTTCACCGAGATTTTTGCTCCAATTGCGGCGTTGAGCTACCGACATTTGGTACCTTAA
- the LOC104444488 gene encoding E3 ubiquitin-protein ligase ATL4, with protein MYDAPPFFPSAETRLPPSSSSSSSSSPSLSNLSPSIIITLMVLSVAIIVTTCLCLLFRHLHRLPLPRCLLHRHLSTSSSSSSSSPPLRASAPPPQDGAAVVHDESFIDSLPLFSFSSVTRRSSSAADGDCAVCLCKFKPHDLLRLLPLCCHAFHAECIDTWLQANRTCPLCRSNVHACEADLEALLQSSARIHAGGDVGGGGGGRRSFRLEIGSVSRRRSSVDGGEAEARRSYSIGSFDYVVDADSEVAVAGDRHRRSVSDKDDGAAHLAAAIAMDASLAADVASGRSWLGDYMDRLSATLSSRTASFRSSRRFFSGSSRRSDASAAGFVSDWDLEASRVGEEISELFRWASGV; from the coding sequence atgTACGACGCGCCGCCGTTCTTCCCCAGCGCGGAGACGCGCTTGCCGccgtcctcgtcgtcgtcgtcgtcttcctcGCCGTCGCTGTCCAACCTCAGTCCCAGCATCATCATCACCCTCATGGTGCTCTCCGTCGCCATCATCGTCACCACCTGCCTCTGCCTCCTCTTCCGCCACCTCCACCGCCTCCCCCTCCCTCGCTGCCTCCTCCACCGCCAcctctccacctcctcctcctcctcctcctcctcgcctccTCTCCGCGCCTCCGCGCCTCCTCCTCAGGACGGCGCCGCCGTCGTCCATGATGAGTCGTTCATCGACTCGCttcctctcttctccttctcgtCCGTCACCCGCCGCTCCTCATCGGCGGCCGACGGGGACTGCGCCGTCTGCCTCTGCAAGTTCAAGCCCCACGACCTGCTCCGGCTGCTCCCCCTGTGCTGCCACGCCTTCCACGCCGAGTGCATCGACACGTGGCTCCAGGCGAACCGGACGTGCCCGCTCTGCCGATCTAACGTCCACGCCTGCGAGGCCGACCTCGAGGCCCTGCTCCAATCGTCGGCGAGGATCCACGCGGGCGGCGACgtcggcggaggaggaggagggaggaggagcttCAGGCTCGAGATCGGCTCCGTGAGCCGGCGCCGGTCCTCCGTCGACGGAGGCGAAGCCGAGGCGCGGCGGTCCTACTCCATCGGCTCCTTCGACTACGTCGTGGACGCGGACTCGGAGGTCGCGGTCGCCGGGGATCGGCACCGGAGGAGCGTCTCGGACAAGGACGACGGCGCGGCTCATCTGGCGGCGGCGATCGCGATGGACGCGAGCCTCGCCGCGGACGTCGCCTCGGGGAGGAGCTGGCTCGGGGATTACATGGATCGGCTCTCGGCCACGCTCTCGTCGCGGACCGCGTCCTTCCGGAGCTCGAGGAGGTTCTTCTCGGGCAGCAGCCGCCGGAGCgacgcctccgccgccggcTTCGTCAGCGACTGGGACCTGGAGGCCAGCCGCGTCGGAGAAGAAATCAGCGAGCTCTTCCGGTGGGCCTCAGGGGTATAA
- the LOC104444500 gene encoding LOW QUALITY PROTEIN: probable dolichyl pyrophosphate Glc1Man9GlcNAc2 alpha-1,3-glucosyltransferase (The sequence of the model RefSeq protein was modified relative to this genomic sequence to represent the inferred CDS: inserted 2 bases in 2 codons), whose protein sequence is MTPPPPPPASELLWHAAAAACVKLLLVPSYRSTDFEVHRHWLALTHSLPVARWYSDETSPWTLDYPPFFAFLELLLSFPARAVDPVIVHLHRGLGYGAASAVLFQRLSVVAADCCLVYAAHRLTRNCKPGKGRLIWVLVIWSPMLLIVDHVHFQYNGFLLGILLLSISCLSEGKDLAGGCLFAILLCFKHLFAVAAPVYFVYLLRRCFRGGFARGLXRLSALGAVVVAIFAAAYGPFIYHGQMQQVIRRMFPFGRGLCHAYWAPNFWVFYIVLDKVLSFVLRRLGFDIQTPAASFTGGLVGNSSPFAVLPQVTPLITFIMVLLALSPCLIKAWRNPQPKDAARWIAYAYTSGFLFGWHVHEKASLHFVIPLALTAVQSLGDAKHYFWLSIVCCYSLFPLLYEAQEYPIKVLLLXLHCMAMFLSFSALFDGSARAKATASESRTGDESGEKRSSGLAKKGGFTIGWITKCYLFGILLVELWGQFLHPYILGNKLPFVPLMMISIYCAFGIMYSWIWQLRSIVRGSS, encoded by the exons atgacgccgccgccgccgccgccggcctccgAGCTCCTGTGGCacgcggccgccgccgcctgcGTCAAGCTCCTCCTGGTCCCCTCCTACCGGAGCACCGACTTCGAGGTCCACCGCCACTGGCTCGCCCTGACCCACTCCCTCCCCGTCGCCCGCTGGTACTCCGACGAGACCAGCCCCTGGACCCTCGACTACCCTCCCTTCTTCGCCTTCCTCgagctcctcctctccttccccGCACGCGCCGTCGACCCCGTCATCGTCCACCTCCACCGCGGCCTCGGCTACggcgccgcctccgccgtccTCTTCCAGCGGCTCTCCGTGGTCGCCGCCGACTGCTGCCTCGTCTACGCGGCGCACCGCCTGACCAGGAATTGCAAGCCGGGTAAGGGCAGGCTGATCTGGGTCCTGGTGATCTGGTCGCCCATGCTGCTGATCGTGGACCACGTGCATTTTCAGTATAATGGGTTCTTGCTGGGGATCCTGCTGCTGTCGATTTCGTGCTTGAGTGAAGGGAAGGACTTGGCGGGCGGGTGTTTGTTCGCGATCTTGTTGTGCTTTAAGCATTTGTTCGCCGTGGCTGCGCCGGTCTACTTTGTGTACCTGCTGAGGCGTTGCTTCCGAGGCGGCTTCGCGAGAGGAT GTCGGCTTTCGGCCCTGGGGGCGGTGGTCGTGGCGATCTTTGCGGCGGCGTATGGTCCGTTCATTTATCACGGCCAG ATGCAACAAGTCATTCGCCGTATGTTTCCATTTGGCAGGGGGCTTTGTCATGCTTACTGGGCGccaaatttttgggttttctacATTGTATTGGACAAGGTACTGTCTTTTGTGCTAAGAAGATTGGGCTTTGACATTCAAACACCTGCAGCGTCATTTACTGGTGGACTCGTGGGAAATTCATCGCCTTTTGCAGTACTTCCACAG GTCACCCCCTTGATAACCTTTATCATGGTCCTGCTGGCCTTATCTCCTTGTCTTATCAAGGCCTGGAGAAATCCCCAACCAAAGGACGCTGCAAGATGGATAGCATATGCCTACACAAGCGGATTCCTGTTTGGGTGGCATGTTCATGAAAAAGCATCTCTCCATTTTGTCATCCCTCTAGCACTCACTGCAGTACAAAGTCTGGGAGATGCAAAGCATTATTTCTGGTTATCAATAG TATGTTGCTATTCACTCTTCCCACTTCTCTATGAAGCCCAAGAGTATCCCATAAAAGTGTTGCTGC CTTTGCATTGCATGGCAATGTTCCTAAGCTTCTCTGCACTGTTCGATGGGAGTGCAAGAGCGAAAGCAACTGCTTCTGAGTCAAGAACAGGAGATGAATCTGGAGAGAAGAGGAGCTCGGGTCTGGCCAAGAAAGGAGGGTTTACTATTGGTTGGATCACAAAGTGTTATTTGTTTGGTATTTTACTTGTCGAGTTATGGGGTCAGTTCTTGCATCCTTACATTCTTGGCAATAAGCTTCCTTTTGTGCCCCTGATGATGATATCCATATATTGTGCATTCGGCATCATGTACTCATGGATTTGGCAACTGAGATCGATTGTGAGAGGTTCTAGTTGA
- the LOC104444499 gene encoding ATP synthase subunit delta', mitochondrial, which yields MFRHAAKNLLRHRPVPTTSAAGAAAARAPSRTFSADAPAAQTADAGFVEAWKKVVPNIDPPKTPLSFMEPRPATPASIPSKLTVNFVLPYASELSKKEVDMVIVPATTGELGVLPGHVATIAELKPGVMSVHDGNEVTKYFVSSGFAFVHANSFADIIAVEAVPLDRIDASLVQKGLAEFTQKVNSASTDLEKAEAQIGVDVHSALNSALTG from the exons ATGTTCCGCCACGCCGCCAAGAATCTGCTCCGCCACCGCCCCGTCCccaccacctccgccgccggcgccgcggcggcgagggccccgTCCCGCACCTTCTCCGCGGACGCCCCGGCGGCGCAGACGGCCGACGCGGGGTTCGTGGAGGCGTGGAAGAAGGTGGTCCCCAACATCGACCCTCCCAAGACCCCTCTCTCCTTCATGGAGCCGCGGCCCGCCACGCCGGCGTCGATCCCCTCCAAGCTCACCGTCAATTTCGTCCTCCCCTACGCCTCGGAGCTCTCCAAGAAAGAG GTGGACATGGTCATAGTACCAGCGACAACTGGAGAACTTGGTGTTCTTCCTGGGCATGTGGCCACTATTGCAGAACTAAAACCTGGAGTTATGTCAGTGCACGATGGAAATGAAGTGACAAAGTACTTCGTCAGCAGTGGCTTTGCATTCGTCCATGCAAACTCATTTGCAGATATTATTGCTGTTGAGGCTGTACCGCTTGATCGAATTGATGCAAGCCTGGTCCAGAAGGGGCTTGCTGAATTCACCCAGAAAGTGAACTCGGCCTCCACGGACTTGGAAAAAGCTGAAGCACAAATCGGAGTGGATGTGCATAGTGCTCTCAACTCGGCTCTAACTGGCTAA